The Deinococcus sonorensis KR-87 genome includes a window with the following:
- the tig gene encoding trigger factor: MAELVKQEGNSVEFKVSVPAGEVSRAYQQVWTAVARDVRVPGFRPGKAPKSVLAQRLRKGYIEEEVRDRLVEIHYPQAARELKLSLVDAHIHPGDIRDGQTFDFTVHGETYPQVTLGDWKSVSLTSSSPEITDEVLEKTLQDLRERNATFEAAERPIEATDMVTIQELGEQEAGSYPVYLDVAEPHVRDALVGKAKGDEVEITVPAHSHGDHEHPEHTVRVRIEDVKHKQLQELDDAFAASLNFESLERLRTDLKAELERRATSEGDTARREEFVQALVSGMTVDVPQALIQRRREAMLQEIQDDLSRQGVQWAEYEKFMQEQDKLDEFMADLNKNAETRVRRDLALEQLAEDQGVSLTDQQFNAALSALAQANNTTIQALRSQLGANGLNGYYASIVREQALTQAIASLTGEQGTQTPAEESSDAEGTGEGSNEQSEQGTEQSEQATEPGELLPETAQPGEDAPQGE, translated from the coding sequence ATGGCAGAGTTGGTCAAGCAGGAAGGCAATTCGGTTGAGTTCAAGGTCAGCGTGCCCGCCGGTGAGGTGAGCCGCGCCTACCAGCAGGTCTGGACCGCAGTGGCCCGCGACGTGCGCGTGCCGGGCTTCCGTCCGGGCAAGGCGCCCAAGAGCGTGCTGGCGCAGCGCCTGCGCAAGGGCTACATCGAGGAGGAGGTGCGCGACCGGCTGGTGGAGATCCACTACCCGCAGGCGGCCCGCGAACTCAAGCTCAGCCTGGTGGACGCGCACATCCACCCCGGCGACATCCGCGACGGCCAGACCTTCGACTTCACCGTCCACGGCGAGACCTACCCGCAGGTCACGCTGGGCGACTGGAAGAGCGTGTCGCTGACCAGCAGCAGCCCCGAGATCACCGACGAGGTGCTGGAGAAGACCCTGCAGGACCTGCGTGAGCGCAACGCCACCTTCGAGGCGGCCGAGCGGCCCATCGAGGCCACCGACATGGTCACCATTCAGGAGCTGGGCGAGCAGGAGGCCGGCAGCTACCCGGTGTACCTGGACGTGGCCGAGCCGCACGTGCGCGACGCGCTGGTGGGCAAGGCCAAGGGCGACGAGGTGGAGATCACCGTGCCGGCCCACAGCCACGGCGACCACGAGCACCCGGAGCACACCGTGCGCGTCCGCATCGAGGACGTGAAGCACAAGCAGCTGCAGGAGCTGGACGACGCCTTTGCCGCCAGCCTGAACTTCGAGTCGCTGGAGCGCCTGCGCACCGACCTGAAGGCCGAGCTGGAGCGCCGCGCCACCAGCGAGGGCGACACTGCCCGCCGCGAGGAGTTCGTGCAGGCGCTGGTGTCGGGCATGACCGTGGACGTGCCGCAGGCCCTGATTCAGCGCCGCCGCGAGGCGATGCTGCAGGAGATCCAGGATGACCTGTCGCGTCAGGGCGTGCAGTGGGCCGAGTACGAGAAGTTCATGCAGGAGCAGGACAAGCTGGACGAGTTCATGGCCGACCTGAACAAGAACGCCGAGACCCGCGTGCGTCGTGACCTGGCTCTGGAGCAGCTGGCCGAGGATCAGGGCGTCAGCCTCACGGACCAGCAGTTCAACGCTGCCCTGTCGGCGCTGGCGCAGGCCAACAACACCACCATCCAGGCGCTGCGCAGCCAGCTGGGGGCGAACGGCCTGAACGGCTACTACGCCAGCATCGTGCGCGAGCAGGCGCTGACCCAGGCCATCGCCTCGCTTACCGGCGAGCAAGGGACCCAGACGCCCGCCGAGGAGAGCAGCGACGCTGAAGGGACCGGCGAGGGCAGCAACGAGCAGAGTGAGCAGGGTACGGAGCAGAGCGAGCAGGCCACAGAGCCGGGCGAGTTGCTGCCGGAAACCGCTCAGCCGGGCGAGGACGCGCCGCAGGGCGAGTAA
- a CDS encoding S1C family serine protease: protein MNAARALTVLSVAVLMSVSALAQTSSTPQSAQRARPDTAASKDRSTPTPVLPAALQSVFQKTRPASLELLACQNVVCAEPDGIGSGVLISADGSVLTAYHVVYDSKLLVAVTLDKKRYPVTVVGFDEAHDLALLKINIQNAPFVPLAAQPPKVGQPALAIGNAGGNFLLPKSGQLLGLDTGSERADFPSGTLKMSAPLMPGDSGGPILNSEGQLIGITSYISVEGSMQQPNITSYAVPVSQGSSLLSDLKSGVKREAPVVGVDASGLPDGTLPASVLQDLGLGSTVGFLFTGVVAGGPADKAGLHPLTPTAFDKNRVPTHATADVITAVDGQRVQNYIEFLNAVRGHQVGERVTLTVIRNGNSTPLKIPVTLAPRTILLSSQSR, encoded by the coding sequence ATGAACGCTGCTCGTGCACTCACGGTCCTGAGCGTGGCCGTCCTGATGTCTGTTTCTGCCCTGGCCCAGACCTCTTCCACCCCCCAGTCGGCGCAACGTGCGCGCCCGGATACCGCCGCCAGTAAGGACCGCAGCACCCCCACCCCCGTCCTCCCGGCCGCCCTGCAGAGCGTGTTTCAGAAGACCCGGCCCGCCTCGCTGGAGCTGCTGGCCTGCCAGAACGTGGTGTGCGCCGAGCCGGACGGCATCGGCAGCGGCGTGCTGATCAGCGCCGACGGCAGCGTCCTGACCGCCTACCACGTGGTGTACGACAGCAAGCTGCTGGTGGCCGTCACCCTCGACAAGAAGCGGTACCCGGTGACGGTGGTCGGCTTCGACGAGGCCCACGATCTGGCGCTGCTCAAGATCAACATTCAGAACGCGCCGTTCGTGCCGCTGGCGGCCCAGCCGCCCAAGGTCGGGCAGCCGGCGCTGGCCATCGGCAATGCGGGCGGCAATTTCCTGCTGCCCAAGAGCGGTCAGCTGCTGGGGCTGGACACCGGCTCGGAGCGCGCCGACTTCCCGTCCGGCACCCTCAAGATGAGCGCTCCGCTGATGCCCGGAGACAGCGGCGGCCCGATTCTGAACAGCGAGGGGCAGCTGATCGGCATCACCAGCTACATCAGCGTGGAAGGCAGCATGCAGCAGCCGAACATCACCAGCTACGCGGTGCCGGTCAGTCAGGGCAGCAGCCTGCTCAGCGACCTGAAGTCCGGCGTGAAGCGTGAGGCCCCGGTGGTGGGTGTGGACGCCAGCGGCCTGCCGGACGGCACGCTGCCGGCCAGCGTGCTTCAGGATCTGGGGCTGGGCAGCACGGTGGGCTTCCTGTTCACCGGTGTGGTGGCCGGCGGCCCCGCCGACAAGGCCGGGCTGCATCCGCTGACGCCCACCGCCTTTGATAAGAACAGGGTGCCCACCCACGCCACCGCCGACGTGATTACGGCGGTGGACGGACAACGGGTCCAGAACTACATCGAGTTCCTGAACGCCGTGCGCGGCCATCAGGTGGGCGAGCGGGTCACGTTGACCGTCATCCGCAACGGCAACAGCACCCCGCTGAAGATCCCTGTGACGCTGGCCCCGCGCACCATCCTGCTCAGCAGCCAGTCGCGCTGA
- a CDS encoding 5-formyltetrahydrofolate cyclo-ligase, producing MNVPDGSASKAMWRAWAQERRAGLPDVSAQIYAQLAALLQDRGLSRVLAYHALPGEPDLSALAPQLELYTTRAVFRPEPRLTLHPWHTATEQSRFGVRQPPRDAPQVAPERIQAVLLPGLAFDQRGYRLGYGGGFYDRLLPGWDVLTVGVIPSALLVPQLPSEPHDQPVQLIVTERGVSATGC from the coding sequence ATGAACGTTCCGGATGGTTCTGCCAGCAAAGCCATGTGGCGGGCCTGGGCGCAGGAACGTCGCGCTGGCCTGCCAGATGTCTCGGCACAGATATACGCTCAGCTGGCCGCGCTGCTGCAGGACCGGGGCCTGAGTCGGGTGCTGGCCTACCATGCCCTGCCCGGTGAGCCGGACCTGTCGGCGCTGGCCCCACAGCTGGAGCTGTACACCACCCGCGCCGTGTTCCGCCCGGAGCCGCGCCTGACGCTGCACCCGTGGCACACCGCCACCGAGCAGAGCCGGTTCGGCGTACGTCAGCCACCCAGGGACGCGCCACAGGTGGCTCCGGAACGGATTCAGGCAGTGCTGCTGCCAGGGCTGGCCTTTGACCAGCGTGGTTACCGGCTCGGGTATGGTGGCGGTTTCTATGACCGGCTGCTGCCCGGCTGGGACGTCCTGACGGTGGGCGTCATCCCGTCTGCGCTGCTGGTGCCGCAATTGCCCAGCGAACCGCACGACCAGCCGGTGCAGCTGATCGTGACGGAGCGGGGGGTCAGCGCGACTGGCTGCTGA
- a CDS encoding NAD(P)/FAD-dependent oxidoreductase has protein sequence MDDVLIVGAGLAGLALARQLQTQGQRVQLLDAARGVSGRCSTRRLGEAGAAEVRLDHGARYFTARHDRTRALVQDGLQSGWLREWTRSVPSWEAGQITSEPDGHPRYVPPLGMNVLGRELAEGLSVQTSARVEQLSHQPDGWLAHTDDGRHWSARMLVLNLPAHQAAALLETAALPLDLSALRAVRFDPCWAVGALLARDVPGADWPALRLSGHPSLEWICREHTKRPAGHPPALMLHARADWSRAQLDLNRDPAELQSELLEAAQEVLGPLEVQQAFIHRWRSATPVQRFPEPCGWHPEHGLGWCGDWCTPDPHGPRVEAALLSGWALADRMTG, from the coding sequence ATGGATGACGTACTGATCGTGGGCGCAGGACTCGCCGGGCTGGCCCTGGCCCGTCAGCTGCAGACACAGGGGCAGCGGGTTCAGCTGCTGGACGCTGCGCGGGGCGTGTCGGGGCGCTGCTCCACACGACGGCTGGGGGAGGCGGGCGCGGCCGAGGTGCGGCTGGATCATGGCGCGCGCTACTTCACCGCCCGGCACGACCGCACCCGCGCACTGGTCCAGGATGGCCTGCAGTCCGGCTGGCTGCGCGAGTGGACCCGCAGCGTTCCCAGCTGGGAGGCGGGGCAGATCACCAGCGAACCGGACGGCCACCCGCGCTACGTGCCGCCGCTGGGCATGAACGTGCTGGGCCGGGAGCTGGCAGAGGGATTGAGCGTCCAGACCAGCGCCCGGGTGGAGCAGCTGAGTCACCAGCCGGACGGCTGGCTGGCCCACACCGATGACGGCCGTCACTGGTCGGCCCGGATGCTGGTGCTGAACCTGCCGGCGCATCAGGCGGCCGCGCTCCTGGAGACCGCGGCCCTTCCCCTGGACCTGAGCGCCTTGAGGGCCGTGCGCTTCGATCCGTGCTGGGCGGTGGGCGCACTGCTGGCCCGGGACGTGCCGGGCGCCGACTGGCCGGCGCTGCGGCTGAGCGGCCATCCCAGCCTGGAGTGGATCTGCCGCGAGCACACCAAACGCCCGGCCGGCCACCCGCCGGCCCTGATGCTGCACGCCCGCGCCGACTGGTCACGCGCCCAGCTCGACCTGAACCGCGACCCGGCCGAGCTGCAGAGCGAACTGCTGGAGGCGGCACAGGAAGTGCTGGGCCCGCTGGAGGTGCAGCAGGCGTTCATTCACCGCTGGCGCTCCGCCACGCCGGTGCAGCGCTTTCCGGAACCCTGTGGCTGGCACCCGGAGCACGGGCTCGGCTGGTGCGGCGACTGGTGCACGCCGGACCCGCATGGCCCCCGGGTAGAGGCGGCGCTGCTGAGCGGCTGGGCGCTGGCGGACCGCATGACAGGCTAG
- a CDS encoding ferredoxin — protein sequence MPHVIVSTCIGVKDQACTEVCPVECIYDGGDQFLIHPDECIDCGACVPACPVSAIYPEEDVPAGEQDFIVKNRAHFGL from the coding sequence ATGCCTCACGTAATTGTTAGCACCTGCATCGGCGTCAAGGACCAGGCCTGCACCGAGGTGTGCCCGGTCGAATGCATTTATGACGGCGGCGATCAGTTCCTGATTCACCCGGACGAATGCATCGACTGCGGCGCGTGCGTCCCCGCCTGCCCCGTCAGCGCCATCTATCCCGAGGAGGACGTGCCGGCGGGCGAGCAGGACTTCATCGTCAAGAACCGCGCCCACTTCGGCCTCTAA
- a CDS encoding molybdopterin molybdotransferase MoeA, with the protein MTERPSFPMNVTVEQARQMLADLLPVRSAEQVPVQQAAGRYLAADLPALVSHPSATESALDGIACREADTLDAAPGRPVRLQVVGESRAGVPFSGSVETGCCVRIYTGAPLPPGADAICPVEQLQDDGLDAVWLQRPASPGDVRPEGGDFRAGEVVLRAGQRLTPSRLALAVSLGHALVPVRAQLRAALFSTGDEVREPGEPLAPGQVYDSNRHGLAAMLHEAGCEVLDLGHAPDSLEVLSARIEAAGGADVLITSGGVSMGKYDFMRDLLLEHGRVSFWKVRMRPGGPALLGGWRGLPVFGLPGNPVSSLVVFQVIVRPALTGELPFTLRLRAATPFRALADRAAYWRGVIEGGTVRDYGQQGSGVLRSLSEAGALVIVPEGQAVAAGDEVEVMLF; encoded by the coding sequence ATGACAGAGCGTCCCAGTTTCCCGATGAACGTCACCGTGGAGCAGGCCCGCCAGATGCTGGCGGACCTGTTGCCGGTCAGATCAGCCGAGCAGGTTCCGGTACAGCAGGCCGCAGGCCGATATCTGGCTGCGGATCTGCCGGCGCTGGTCAGCCACCCATCGGCCACCGAGAGTGCGCTGGATGGCATCGCCTGTCGTGAGGCCGACACGCTGGATGCCGCGCCCGGGCGCCCGGTCAGGTTACAGGTGGTCGGAGAGTCGCGGGCGGGGGTGCCGTTCAGTGGAAGCGTCGAAACGGGCTGCTGCGTCCGGATCTACACCGGCGCGCCGCTCCCCCCCGGCGCCGACGCGATCTGTCCGGTGGAGCAGTTGCAGGACGATGGGCTGGACGCCGTGTGGCTGCAGCGTCCGGCCAGCCCCGGCGACGTGCGGCCGGAAGGGGGAGACTTCCGGGCCGGAGAGGTGGTGTTGCGGGCCGGGCAACGGCTGACCCCTTCGCGGCTGGCCCTGGCGGTCTCACTGGGTCACGCGCTGGTGCCGGTGCGCGCTCAGCTGCGGGCCGCGCTGTTCTCCACCGGTGACGAGGTGCGCGAGCCGGGTGAGCCGCTGGCCCCCGGTCAGGTCTACGACAGCAACCGGCACGGGCTGGCCGCCATGCTGCATGAGGCCGGCTGCGAGGTGCTGGACCTGGGCCACGCGCCGGACTCGCTGGAAGTGCTCTCGGCCCGCATCGAGGCGGCGGGCGGCGCCGACGTGCTGATCACCAGCGGCGGCGTGAGCATGGGCAAATACGACTTCATGCGCGACCTGCTGCTGGAACACGGCCGGGTCAGCTTCTGGAAGGTCCGGATGCGGCCGGGCGGCCCGGCGCTGCTGGGCGGCTGGCGCGGCCTGCCAGTATTCGGGCTGCCGGGCAACCCGGTCAGCAGTCTGGTGGTGTTTCAGGTGATCGTGCGGCCGGCCCTGACCGGTGAGCTGCCCTTCACGCTGCGGCTGCGGGCGGCCACCCCCTTCCGCGCCCTGGCGGACCGGGCCGCCTACTGGCGCGGCGTCATCGAGGGCGGCACGGTGCGCGATTACGGCCAGCAGGGCAGCGGGGTGCTGCGCTCGCTGTCGGAGGCGGGCGCGCTGGTGATTGTCCCGGAGGGTCAGGCGGTGGCTGCCGGAGACGAGGTTGAGGTGATGCTGTTCTAG
- a CDS encoding gamma-glutamylcyclotransferase family protein → MTVPTCVFVYGTLMPGERNSAVAGVYRRAEAARLPDHLLLDLRPEGYPALVARPGAEPVHGVLLHYTPEEWASVCPQLDRLEGTDETPPLYRRVQVQVETDAGMRQAWVYLYARPERMRQPGCTPLPTGCWTAAPDRFTPEPGQP, encoded by the coding sequence ATGACTGTGCCTACCTGCGTCTTTGTGTACGGCACCCTGATGCCGGGCGAGCGAAATTCGGCAGTGGCTGGAGTGTACCGGAGGGCCGAGGCCGCCCGGTTGCCGGACCATCTGCTGCTGGACCTGCGGCCGGAAGGCTACCCGGCCCTGGTGGCTCGGCCGGGCGCGGAGCCAGTTCACGGCGTGCTGCTGCACTACACGCCGGAGGAGTGGGCGAGCGTGTGCCCACAGCTGGACCGGCTGGAGGGCACCGACGAGACCCCGCCGCTGTACCGGCGCGTCCAGGTGCAGGTCGAGACGGACGCGGGAATGCGACAGGCCTGGGTGTACCTGTATGCCCGCCCGGAGCGTATGCGGCAGCCGGGGTGTACGCCCCTGCCCACGGGGTGCTGGACAGCGGCACCAGACCGCTTCACGCCGGAGCCGGGCCAGCCCTGA